One genomic window of Archangium primigenium includes the following:
- a CDS encoding GNAT family N-acetyltransferase — protein MSNNVDNIKNKIISSGKYDVFFAEYKEVANLINMIGFLREKSFNQIGSGTGRYIDIDKYDKHYRHVILWDNEKRNIAGSFRVGLGGSILKNIGFNGFYISSLFDFDFEIQSKFDKAIEISRFFIVKEYQKKTYPLFLLLESIKIIFNQNIHYEYLIGSLSLSNNSSDISKIETIEYFKKNHFNRKIGKYIHPKKQLSYSLNRLDNKNIHLPPLIKIALKNEGQVLGFNVDTYFNNTIDCLILLNFSKKTKVTKK, from the coding sequence ATGTCTAATAATGTAGATAATATCAAAAATAAAATTATTTCTTCAGGTAAATATGATGTCTTTTTTGCCGAATATAAAGAAGTAGCCAATCTAATTAATATGATAGGTTTTCTTAGAGAAAAAAGTTTCAACCAAATAGGTTCAGGAACTGGAAGATATATAGATATTGACAAGTATGACAAACATTATCGTCACGTTATTTTATGGGATAATGAAAAAAGGAATATTGCTGGGTCTTTTCGTGTTGGCTTAGGTGGTTCTATATTGAAAAATATCGGATTCAATGGTTTTTATATTAGTAGTTTATTCGATTTTGATTTTGAAATTCAATCTAAATTTGATAAAGCAATTGAAATTAGTCGTTTCTTTATAGTGAAAGAATACCAAAAAAAGACATACCCTTTATTTTTGTTACTTGAAAGTATTAAAATAATATTTAATCAAAATATACATTATGAATATTTAATAGGTTCTTTAAGTCTATCCAATAATTCATCTGATATTAGTAAAATAGAAACCATTGAATATTTTAAAAAAAACCATTTTAATCGAAAAATTGGTAAATACATTCATCCAAAAAAGCAATTATCTTATTCATTAAATAGACTTGATAATAAAAACATTCATTTACCTCCCTTAATTAAGATAGCTTTAAAAAACGAAGGTCAAGTTCTTGGTTTTAATGTAGATACTTATTTTAATAATACTATAGATTGTCTTATTCTGCTTAATTTCAGTAAAAAAACAAAAGTAACTAAAAAATAG
- a CDS encoding type II toxin-antitoxin system HicB family antitoxin: MENYLKHKDYYGSVEFSADDNTLYGKIIGINDLVTYEAESVNELKTSFKEAVEDYLETCKELKKEPNKFYKGIFNVRTSSRVHAYLAILAEKKQMKLNEVVNKAFDFLMNHEDMVITKNVD, translated from the coding sequence ATGGAAAATTATTTAAAACATAAAGATTATTACGGTTCTGTTGAATTTAGTGCTGATGATAATACATTATACGGTAAAATTATAGGTATAAATGATTTAGTTACTTATGAAGCGGAATCTGTAAATGAATTAAAAACTTCATTTAAAGAAGCTGTCGAAGATTATTTAGAGACTTGTAAAGAATTAAAAAAAGAACCTAATAAATTTTACAAAGGCATTTTTAATGTTCGTACTTCTTCTAGAGTTCACGCCTATTTAGCAATTTTAGCTGAAAAAAAGCAAATGAAACTTAATGAAGTAGTAAATAAAGCTTTTGATTTTTTGATGAATCATGAAGATATGGTTATTACTAAAAATGTTGATTGA
- a CDS encoding type II toxin-antitoxin system HicA family toxin, which translates to MSKIEKLIEKFKSNPKDLTWDELKKILAYYGFTEITKKGKTGGSRVKFSDTENRIINLHKPHPSNIVKQYVIKQILEKLSLWKII; encoded by the coding sequence ATGAGTAAAATTGAAAAACTAATCGAGAAATTTAAAAGTAATCCTAAAGATTTAACTTGGGATGAATTAAAAAAGATATTGGCTTATTACGGTTTTACTGAAATAACAAAAAAAGGGAAAACAGGCGGGTCGAGAGTTAAATTTTCCGATACTGAAAATAGAATAATTAATTTACATAAACCGCACCCTAGTAACATTGTTAAGCAATATGTTATAAAACAAATTTTAGAAAAGTTATCATTATGGAAAATTATTTAA